The Apium graveolens cultivar Ventura chromosome 11, ASM990537v1, whole genome shotgun sequence genome has a window encoding:
- the LOC141695531 gene encoding uncharacterized protein LOC141695531 yields the protein MRHPADSPWRNVDYKWSEFGNEPRNLRLAMAADGINPHNNGMNNRYSCWPVVLTTYNLPLWLCMKRKFLMLTILVSGPQEPGNNIDVFLQPLIDDLKKLWKEGEPDVYDAHTKSSFTLRAILMWTINDFPAYGNLFGCVNKGYMCCPVCGDDSVAKYLPHTKKMCFQGHRRYLPRNHPYRRKKTAFNGEQELGNARQILSGEEVLRRQERIKFAFGNAVKKSKKVDCPWKKKSVFFELEYWKFHHVRHCLDIMHVEKNVCDNLIGTLLNIKFKTKDSEASRLDMVEMGIRTDLAPQKVGARRTYLHPAAYTLSKEEKRKLLKSLSSMKLPYGHSSNIKNCVSMPDMKLFGLKSHDCHILLQQLLPVAIRGILPKSVWVSIITLCFFFNSLCTKFFEVSKLDKLQSDIILTLCELEKIFPPSFFDVMIHLTVHLVRELRLCGPIFYRWMYPFERFNKVLKSYVPNRLYPEGCIAESYLGEESVEFCIKFVRQSCTTAGLPKDKAKLDGPLSPAIIKSVEEKERDEAHLHVLQNNSEVYPYIT from the coding sequence ATGCGTCATCCAGCCGACTCTCCATGGCGGAATGTCGATTATAAATGGTCAGAATTCGGTAATGAGCCGAGAAATCTTCGATTAGCCATGGCGGCGGATGGTATAAACCCCCATAACAATGGCATGAACAATAGGTATAGCTGTTGGCCAGTAGTGTTGACAACATATAACCTTCCTCTGTGGTTGTGCATGAAAAGAAAGTTCTTGATGTTAACAATATTAGTGTCTGGTCCGCAAGAGCCAGGTAATAACATTGACGTCTTTTTGCAACCACTTATTGATGATCTCAAAAAGCTTTGGAAAGAAGGTGAACCAGATGTGTACGACGCTCATACTAAATCTTCTTTCACTTTGAGGGCCATATTAATGTGGACAATAAATGATTTTCCCGCTTATGGGAACTTGTTCGGTTGTGTCAATAAGGGTTATATGTGTTGTCCAGTTTGTGGCGACGATAGCGTAGCCAAGTATTTACCTCATACCAAGAAAATGTGTTTTCAAGGCCATCGTCGATATTTACCTAGGAATCATCCTTATAGGAGGAAAAAGACGGCTTTTAATGGTGAGCAAGAGTTAGGAAATGCTCGTCAAATCCTTTCTGGAGAAGAGGTGTTAAGGCGGCAGGAGCGGATTAAATTTGCTTTCGGGAATGCAGTAAAGAAGTCCAAAAAGGTCGACTGTCCATGGAAGAAAAAGTCAGTTTTCTTTGAGTTAGAATATTGGAAGTTTCATCATGTTCGTCACTGTCTCGATATTATGCACGTCGAGAAGAATGTGTGCGACAATCTTATTGGGACACTcctaaatattaaatttaaaactAAAGACAGCGAGGCCTCCCGACTTGATATGGTTGAAATGGGCATTAGGACAGATTTGGCTCCACAAAAAGTAGGAGCACGGAGAACGTACCTGCACCCTGCTGCTTATACtctttcaaaggaagaaaaaagaaaacTGTTAAAGTCATTGTCATCAATGAAACTTCCCTATGGACATTCATCAAACATAAAAAATTGTGTCTCGATGCCTGATATGAAGTTATTTGGGCTGAAGTCTCACGACTGTCACATACTACTTCAACAGCTGCTCCCAGTTGCAATTCGTGGAATTCTCCCAAAAAGTGTATGGGTTAGCATCATTACGTTGTGTTTCTTTTTCAATTCTTTATGCACTAAATTTTTCGAGGTATCAAAATTGGATAAATTACAGTCAGATATAATATTAACCTTGTGCGAGCTGGAGAAAATATTCCCTCCCTCTTTTTTCGATGTAATGATACATCTTACGGTTCACTTGGTTAGAGAATTGCGTTTGTGTGGTCCGATTTTTTACAGATGGATGTATCCATTTGAACGGTTCAATAAGGTGCTGAAAAGTTATGTGCCAAACCGTTTATATCCGGAAGGTTGTATAGCTGAAAGCTATCTCGGAGAAGAATCTGTAGAATTTTGCATCAAGTTTGTTCGGCAGAGTTGCACAACTGCAGGTCTTCCGAAGGACAAAGCCAAACTTGATGGTCCGTTATCTCCTGCAATAATAAAGTCAGTCGAAGAAAAAGAGCGAGATGAGGCACACCTACATGTTCTTCAAAACAACTCGGAAGTGTATCCATACATCACGTAA